A window of Streptomyces broussonetiae genomic DNA:
TGGCTGGGCGTCGTGGTGGTCATCGTCCTGCTGTACGCCTACGCCCGCTAGCCCCGACGGGCGCAGACGGACCAAGACTCGCACCACAACCGCACCAGATGGAGCGGGGAACAGCGGGGAATCACGGTGAAAGAACGCCGGAGCCGACGAGGCACCATCTGGCGTTCCTGCCCAGGTCAGCGCCAGAGGCAGCATCAAAAGATCGCAGCTTCCCAAGCTGAGGGTGTGTGACAGCCGGCATCCTGCGTAGGTCCCCTCCCCTTGTTCTGGACATCCGTTTGCCCGATGCGCGTGCAGGTAGCGCTCTGGTGCACTGCCAGAGCGCGCCCGTCCCACGCTGCCACCGTGCCTTGCATCCGTACTTCGGGCAACAACCCCAGATGATGCAGGGCGCCTCGGAAGGCCAGGTAAAGAATGCAAAATCTGCTGTTTCACTCTTGTCGCGCCACCCCTCGCCAGATTGTGAGCCACCCTCGCCACCCCCAAGACTCCCGCTGAATCACAAGTCCTTGGGGGCCTACATGACTGACCGGCACAAGTGCCGTACGGCCAACGCACCGCAGATCGATTTTCGTTGGGGCGGTCTACGGATCACAGTTGAGCGCATCCCCACATGGGTGATCACGGCGGGATCCACCGCCGGTGCGGCCCTTGGAGCCTGGCTAGTTCATAGGTGAGCAGTTCATCCGGTCCGCGGCAGTCTTGTGATACCCGTGGCTCAACATGTGCACGTTGCCATCCGTGTACGTCCGAGGCCGTGGCGCGCTCACAACCAAAGCACTGCAAGATAAGGGCGTGGGGCTGGCCGTCCGGCGGGTCGTCGACACGTTGTCCATGCAGATCTCTACGCACCCGCCGAGCGCCGTTCCTGACATCCACAGCTGACATCAACGACGGTAGACGGCAGCAACCGCGAGCGACTCGTGGCGTCGCCGCACCCCGAACGTCCGAGGCCCGTGGGGCACGGTTCATCGAACTCCTAAAGCGGGTGTCGCAGGTTCGAATCCTGCCGGGGGCACAAGGTCTGACCAGCGCGTTTACCTCTCTGAGGTAGGCGCGCTGTTCGTCGTAGCCATGGCATTAACCATGAATAGGTTCCAGAACCATGGCGAACACCAAGAGCAAGCGACGTCAGCGCGGCAGCATCCGCCCCAACGGGGCCGGCTTCCAGGTCCGGGTCTACGCCGGGCGTGACCCGCTCACGAAGAAGGACGTCTACCTCCACGAGCAGGCCGACACGGAGGTCGAGGCCGAGAAGGCACGCACGAAGCTCCTCCGCCAGGTCGACGAGAACCGCCACCCCAAGACGCAGGTGACCATGTCGTTCCTGCTCGACCGGTGGCTGGGCGTCGCCGAGCTCGACGAGACGTCGTACGAGCGGGCCGAGGGCATCATCCGCAACTACCTCAAGCCCGCGTTCGGCGCCCTCAGAGCGAGCAAGCTGACTGCCGAGATGCTGGAGCTGTTCTACGCCCGTCTCCGGCAGTGCCAGGAACAGTGCGAAGGCCGACGCAACGGCAAGACCGACCCCAAGACGAGGCAGAAGCACGTCTGCGAGCCACTCGCCGCGAACTCCGTCCGCAAGATTCACTTCATCCTGCGCCCGGCCCTCAACCGCGGCCTGCGCTGGGGTTACGTGACGACGAACGTGGCGGCCCTCGCCGAGCCGCCATCCCAGCCCAAGCCGAACCCCGACCCACCCACTCCCGAGGAGGCAGCCCTGGTTCTGAACACTGCCTGGCAGCGGGACCTGGACTGGGGAACGTTCCTGTT
This region includes:
- a CDS encoding site-specific integrase, yielding MANTKSKRRQRGSIRPNGAGFQVRVYAGRDPLTKKDVYLHEQADTEVEAEKARTKLLRQVDENRHPKTQVTMSFLLDRWLGVAELDETSYERAEGIIRNYLKPAFGALRASKLTAEMLELFYARLRQCQEQCEGRRNGKTDPKTRQKHVCEPLAANSVRKIHFILRPALNRGLRWGYVTTNVAALAEPPSQPKPNPDPPTPEEAALVLNTAWQRDLDWGTFLFMTMVTGSRRGEMCALRWSDINLDRLELFVKHSNNGRRIKDTKTREVAGLRPRLTRWCRPARSPWAGRWGAGG